A genomic segment from Nicotiana tabacum cultivar K326 chromosome 9, ASM71507v2, whole genome shotgun sequence encodes:
- the LOC107825725 gene encoding aspartic proteinase 36 isoform X1: MLVRNVSYQPLDTYTNLSVGEFKVMMSPVVYLVFVCVFLPATATAVVSDGMTMTLPLERAFPTSHGVEVSQLKARDRVRHGRILQSSYGVVDFPVEGTYDPFLVGLYFTRVQLGSPPKEFYVQIDTGSDVLWVSCASCNGCPTSSGLQQIQLDFFDPSTSSTARPISCSDQRCALGEQSSDSGCSTQNQCSYTFQYGDGSGTSGYYVADFMHFDTIVGNSLTSNSSAPVVFGCSTSQTGDLTKPDRAIDGIFGFGQQGLSVIAQLSSQRVTPNVFSHCLKGSNGGGGILVLGQIVEPNLVYTPLVPSQPHYNLNLQSIALNGQTMPISPEVFETSSNRGTIVDSGTTLAYLAEEAYDPFINAINQAVSQNVRPLVTKGNQCYLTTSSVGDIFPTVSLTFAGGATMVLRAADYLIQQNSIGGAAVWCMGFQKIPGQGLTILGDLVLKDKIIVYDLAGQRIGWANYDCSQAVNVSSTTSRGKTEYVNAGQIGNNSSPRIDSYKLLLSFILTSVLHVLVRGTNSVL, from the exons atgttAGTTAGAAATGTCTCATACCAACCTTTAGATACGTATACAAATTTATCTGTCGGTGAGTTTAAAGTGATGATGTCGCCGGTGGTATATTTggtgtttgtgtgtgtgtttttacCGGCGACGGCGACGGCGGTGGTGAGTGATGGAATGACGATGACACTGCCGTTAGAAAGAGCTTTTCCGACGAGTCATGGAGTTGAAGTGAGTCAACTCAAAGCGCGTGACCGAGTTAGACATGGACGAATCTTGCAATCTTCTTATGGGGTTGTTGATTTCCCTGTTGAAGGCACTTATGATCCATTTCTTGTTGG GCTTTACTTTACAAGAGTTCAGTTGGGTTCCCCTCCAAAGGAATTCTATGTACAGATAGATACTGGGAGTGATGTCTTGTGGGTTAGTTGTGCTTCTTGTAATGGTTGCCCGACTTCTAGTGGACTTCAG CAGATTCAACTAGACTTCTTTGATCCATCAACCTCGTCAACAGCTCGACCGATCTCATGTTCGGACCAAAGATGTGCTCTTGGAGAACAATCTTCTGACTCTGGTTGTTCTACTCAAAACCAGTGCAGTTACACGTTCCAGTATGGTGATGGCAGTGGGACATCAGGTTATTATGTAGCAGATTTTATGCATTTCGATACAATCGTGGGGAATTCTTTGACGTCGAACTCGTCTGCTCCTGTTGTTTTTGG ATGTAGCACTTCACAGACCGGTGACCTAACTAAGCCAGATAGAGCAATTGATGGGATCTTTGGATTTGGGCAGCAGGGCTTATCAGTTATCGCACAACTTTCCTCCCAACGAGTGACGCCAAATGTGTTTTCCCATTGCTTGAAAGGAAGTAACGGCGGAGGTGGTATCTTGGTGCTAGGTCAGATTGTGGAGCCAAATTTAGTTTACACTCCACTTGTCCCATCACA GCCACATTACAACTTGAATCTTCAGAGTATTGCTCTCAATGGGCAGACAATGCCTATTAGTCCAGAAGTATTTGAAACATCAAGCAACAGAGGAACCATAGTTGACTCCGGGACGACTCTGGCATATCTTGCTGAAGAAGCTTATGATCCTTTTATTAATGCT ATCAATCAAGCTGTTTCACAGAATGTGCGCCCACTTGTTACCAAGGGAAACCAGTGTTATCTAACCACCTCCAG CGTCGGTGATATATTTCCAACAGTTAGTTTGACCTTTGCTGGTGGTGCAACAATGGTATTAAGGGCTGCGGACTACCTTATACAGCAAAACTCCATT GGTGGCGCCGCTGTCTGGTGCATGGGCTTTCAGAAAATTCCGGGCCAAGGATTGACAATTTTAGGAG ACCTTGTTCTAAAAGACAAGATTATTGTTTACGATTTGGCTGGACAACGGATTGGATGGGCCAATTACGATT GTTCGCAGGCTGTTAATGTTTCGTCAACCACAAGCAGAGGGAAAACTGAGTATGTCAATGCAGGACAGATCGGTAACAACAGTTCACCGCGTATTGACTCTTACAAGCTGTTATTAAGCTTCATTCTAACTTCTGTCTTACATGTATTAGTGCGTGGCACTAACTCAGTCTTGTAA
- the LOC107825725 gene encoding aspartic proteinase 36 isoform X2: MLVRNVSYQPLDTYTNLSVGEFKVMMSPVVYLVFVCVFLPATATAVVSDGMTMTLPLERAFPTSHGVEVSQLKARDRVRHGRILQSSYGVVDFPVEGTYDPFLVGLYFTRVQLGSPPKEFYVQIDTGSDVLWVSCASCNGCPTSSGLQIQLDFFDPSTSSTARPISCSDQRCALGEQSSDSGCSTQNQCSYTFQYGDGSGTSGYYVADFMHFDTIVGNSLTSNSSAPVVFGCSTSQTGDLTKPDRAIDGIFGFGQQGLSVIAQLSSQRVTPNVFSHCLKGSNGGGGILVLGQIVEPNLVYTPLVPSQPHYNLNLQSIALNGQTMPISPEVFETSSNRGTIVDSGTTLAYLAEEAYDPFINAINQAVSQNVRPLVTKGNQCYLTTSSVGDIFPTVSLTFAGGATMVLRAADYLIQQNSIGGAAVWCMGFQKIPGQGLTILGDLVLKDKIIVYDLAGQRIGWANYDCSQAVNVSSTTSRGKTEYVNAGQIGNNSSPRIDSYKLLLSFILTSVLHVLVRGTNSVL, from the exons atgttAGTTAGAAATGTCTCATACCAACCTTTAGATACGTATACAAATTTATCTGTCGGTGAGTTTAAAGTGATGATGTCGCCGGTGGTATATTTggtgtttgtgtgtgtgtttttacCGGCGACGGCGACGGCGGTGGTGAGTGATGGAATGACGATGACACTGCCGTTAGAAAGAGCTTTTCCGACGAGTCATGGAGTTGAAGTGAGTCAACTCAAAGCGCGTGACCGAGTTAGACATGGACGAATCTTGCAATCTTCTTATGGGGTTGTTGATTTCCCTGTTGAAGGCACTTATGATCCATTTCTTGTTGG GCTTTACTTTACAAGAGTTCAGTTGGGTTCCCCTCCAAAGGAATTCTATGTACAGATAGATACTGGGAGTGATGTCTTGTGGGTTAGTTGTGCTTCTTGTAATGGTTGCCCGACTTCTAGTGGACTTCAG ATTCAACTAGACTTCTTTGATCCATCAACCTCGTCAACAGCTCGACCGATCTCATGTTCGGACCAAAGATGTGCTCTTGGAGAACAATCTTCTGACTCTGGTTGTTCTACTCAAAACCAGTGCAGTTACACGTTCCAGTATGGTGATGGCAGTGGGACATCAGGTTATTATGTAGCAGATTTTATGCATTTCGATACAATCGTGGGGAATTCTTTGACGTCGAACTCGTCTGCTCCTGTTGTTTTTGG ATGTAGCACTTCACAGACCGGTGACCTAACTAAGCCAGATAGAGCAATTGATGGGATCTTTGGATTTGGGCAGCAGGGCTTATCAGTTATCGCACAACTTTCCTCCCAACGAGTGACGCCAAATGTGTTTTCCCATTGCTTGAAAGGAAGTAACGGCGGAGGTGGTATCTTGGTGCTAGGTCAGATTGTGGAGCCAAATTTAGTTTACACTCCACTTGTCCCATCACA GCCACATTACAACTTGAATCTTCAGAGTATTGCTCTCAATGGGCAGACAATGCCTATTAGTCCAGAAGTATTTGAAACATCAAGCAACAGAGGAACCATAGTTGACTCCGGGACGACTCTGGCATATCTTGCTGAAGAAGCTTATGATCCTTTTATTAATGCT ATCAATCAAGCTGTTTCACAGAATGTGCGCCCACTTGTTACCAAGGGAAACCAGTGTTATCTAACCACCTCCAG CGTCGGTGATATATTTCCAACAGTTAGTTTGACCTTTGCTGGTGGTGCAACAATGGTATTAAGGGCTGCGGACTACCTTATACAGCAAAACTCCATT GGTGGCGCCGCTGTCTGGTGCATGGGCTTTCAGAAAATTCCGGGCCAAGGATTGACAATTTTAGGAG ACCTTGTTCTAAAAGACAAGATTATTGTTTACGATTTGGCTGGACAACGGATTGGATGGGCCAATTACGATT GTTCGCAGGCTGTTAATGTTTCGTCAACCACAAGCAGAGGGAAAACTGAGTATGTCAATGCAGGACAGATCGGTAACAACAGTTCACCGCGTATTGACTCTTACAAGCTGTTATTAAGCTTCATTCTAACTTCTGTCTTACATGTATTAGTGCGTGGCACTAACTCAGTCTTGTAA
- the LOC107825723 gene encoding putative RNA-binding protein C1827.05c, producing the protein MGGAKARKKDITKKLKKGATELSASKDKAADFLPLEGGPARKLPDIEVRESKATVLYIGRIPHGFYENEMEGFFKQFGTIKRLRLARNKKTGKSKHFGFIEFESPEVAKVVADTMHNYLLFEHLLQVRLIPPEHVHPRLWKGVNRWYKPLDWVKIERKRQDKERTLEEHNRLVEGILKRDKKRRKRIEAAGIDYKCPEMVGAIQAAPKKIKFAD; encoded by the exons ATGGGTGGTGCTAAAGCAAGGAAGAAAGACATAACTAAGAAGTTGAAGAAGGGTGCTACCGAATTATCTGCTTCTAAAGATAAAGCTGctgactttttg CCATTGGAAGGTGGGCCGGCTAGGAAACTTCCAGATATTGAAGTGCGGGAAAGTAAAGCGACAGTGTTGTATATTGGAAGGATTCCACATGGATTTTATGAGAATGAAATGGAAG GTTTCTTTAAGCAATTTGGTACAATAAAGAGGCTTAGACTTGCAAGGAATAAAAAG ACAGGAAAATCAAAGCATTTTGGCTTCATAGAATTTGAGTCCCCTGAG GTTGCTAAAGTGGTTGCGGATACTATGCATAACTATCTATTGTTTGAGCACTTGTTGCAAGTTCGTCTTATTCCTCCTGAACATGTTCATCCCAGATT GTGGAAAGGTGTGAACCGCTGGTACAAACCGTTGGATTGGGTGAAAATTGAAAGGAAGCGTCAAGACAAG GAAAGAACATTAGAAGAGCACAACAGGTTGGTTGAAGGAATTCTAAAACGTGACAAAAAGAGGCGAAAGAGGATCGAGGCAGCTGGAATTGATTATAAGTGCCCAGAAATG GTGGGTGCAATTCAGGCTGCTCCAAAGAAGATCAAGTTTGCAGATTAG